CTGAGCGCCGCGCGGCTCAGGCGCCGGCGCGGGCGGGTGCTGGTGGTGGATGACTCCATCACCACCCGCACCATGGAGAAAAACATTCTCGAGGCCCAGGGCTACCAGGTCGAGACGGCCATCGACGGCGAGCAGGCCCTGGAGATGTTCGCCGCGCGCTCCTTTGACCTGGTGGTGACGGACATCGAAATGCCCGGCATCGACGGTTTCGAGCTGACGCGGCGTCTGCGCGCCCTGCCCCAGTGCGCCGAGTTGCCGGTGATCGTTGTCACCTCGCGCGCCTCCGACGACGACAAGCGGCGCGGCCTCGACGTCGGCGCCCAGGCCTACATCGTCAAGGGCAGCTTCGATCAGGGCAAGTTGGTGGATGCGGTGGAGACCCTGATCGGCTGATGGCGATCAGGCGGCGTGCGCCGGTCACTTAACGCCTCCCCTCCCCTCGGTGGGAGGGGATAAAGGGGAGGGGGCTCAGTTCCACCACTTTCTTTTTGGGTTATGGGAACGTAAAAAAATGACCAAGGACAAATGACTAAGGACAAGATCAACGTCGTTATCGCCGATGATTCCCTGCTCACCCGCGTGGTGCTGCGCGATATTCTGCAGCGCGATCCCGAGATCTGCGTCGTGGCCGAGGCGCGCGACGGGCGCGAGGCCCTTGATGCCGTGCTGCGCCTGCATCCGCACCTGGTGATTCTCGATGTGGTCATGCCGGTGATGGACGGCATCAGCGCCGTGCGCGAGATCATGGCGCGCCGCCCCACGCCGATTCTGGTGCTCTCGGCCAACGTGCGTCCCAGCGACGCCGGCGGCGCCTTCAACGCCATCGCCCTGGGCGCTCTCGATGTCATGGAAAAGCCGCGCGGCGCCGTGCAGCAGGTCTTTGAGCCCCTGGCAAGCCTGCTCATCGAAAAAATCAAGGTGCTGGCGCGCCTGCCGGTCCGCCAAATTCCGCTGACCGCACGCTCCCGAGGGGCGAGCGGCCCATCCGACGAGCCGCGCCGCGCAACCCTCGCCGTCGGCGCGTCCACCGGCGGGCCCAGGGCGGTGCTGCATCTCCTGCAGGGCCTTCCCCCCGACACCTCTGCCCGCATCCTCGTCGTCCAGCACATCGCGCCCGGTTTCGCGCCGGGGTTTGCCCAGTGGCTGGAGCGCGAAACCCCCTTCGCCGTGCGCACCGCCGAGGAGGGCGACGCCCTGCGTCCCGGCCTGGTGCTGGTGGCGCCCAACGATCGCCACATGGAAGTGCGCAACGACCGCATTCATTTGAGCGACGGCCTGCCGATGCACAGTTGCCGCCCCTCCGTCGACGTGCTCTTCACCTCCCTGGCCCACGAAGCGCCCCGCGATGTCGCCGCCGTGCTGCTCACCGGCATGGGCCGCGACGGCGCCGAGGGCCTGGCCGCCCTGCGCCTCGCCGGCGCCCTGACCCTCGCCCAGGACGAAGCAACCAGCGTGGTGTTCGGCATGCCGCGCGCGGCCATCGCCCTGGG
This sequence is a window from Geoalkalibacter sp.. Protein-coding genes within it:
- the cheB gene encoding chemotaxis-specific protein-glutamate methyltransferase CheB; the protein is MTKDKINVVIADDSLLTRVVLRDILQRDPEICVVAEARDGREALDAVLRLHPHLVILDVVMPVMDGISAVREIMARRPTPILVLSANVRPSDAGGAFNAIALGALDVMEKPRGAVQQVFEPLASLLIEKIKVLARLPVRQIPLTARSRGASGPSDEPRRATLAVGASTGGPRAVLHLLQGLPPDTSARILVVQHIAPGFAPGFAQWLERETPFAVRTAEEGDALRPGLVLVAPNDRHMEVRNDRIHLSDGLPMHSCRPSVDVLFTSLAHEAPRDVAAVLLTGMGRDGAEGLAALRLAGALTLAQDEATSVVFGMPRAAIALGAAQRVLPLDEIPRVLARILDRAARLC